The DNA sequence AGAGGTCCTCCAGGTAGATGCCGGGATTGCCGGTCCACGTGGAGTAGTTGCGGAACCACAGCGCGAACCCGGCCACCACGGCGGGAGAGCCGTCGTCGGGCACGTGTTCGGCGATGTGCGCCGCGGCCGTGGGGTCCTCGCCGAACAGCGCCGCGTGGAGCTGGGCCCGGGTGGCCACGGCCGCCTCCGGCTCCTTCTCGTAGTCGGCGAGCTCACCGACCAGCCGGTGGATGACGGGGACGTCCTCGGGACGGGCGGGGCGGATCACGGCTCTCCTCGAAAGCGGCGGATGGTCGGAGGGGCACGTGGCGTGCCCGCGGCAAGGCGAAGGCGGCGGCCGCCGGTCGCCTCCTACGCTACCCAGCGCCGATGCGCGCCGGGCCGCCGCGGACGCCGGCGCGCGCCGCCGGCGCCTCACAGCACCTTGGACAGGAACGAGCGGGTGCGCTCGTGCTGGGGGTCGGCGAGCACCTCGCGCGGTGCGCCGGACTCCACGACGACGCCTTCGTCCATGAAGACCAGGCTGTCGCCGACCTCGCGGGCGAATCCCATCTCGTGGGTCACCACGACCATGGTCATCCCGTCCTCGGCCAGCCCCTTCATCACGTCCAGCACCTCGCCCACCAGTTCCGGGTCGAGCGCGCTGGTCGGCTCGTCGAAGAGCATCAGCTCCGGGCGCATCGCCAGCGCGCGGGCGATGGCCACGCGCTGCTGCTGTCCGCCGGAAAGCCGGCGCGGGTACTCCCCGGCTTTGCCGGCCAGCCCCACGCGGCCCAGCAGCTCCAGCGCCCGGTCCCGGACGGCCGAGCGCGGCTCGCGATTGACGCGCACCGGAGCCTCCATGACGTTGCCGAGGACCGTCATGTGCGGGAAGAGGTTGAAGTTCTGGAAGACCATGCCGATGCCGCGGCGCTGCCGGGCGACCTGGGCGTCGTGCAGCTCGTAGAGCTTGCCGGCCCGCTGCCGGTAGCCCATCAGCTGCCCGTCGACCCACAGCCGCCCCGCGTTGATCTTCTCCAGGTGGTTGATGCAGCGCAGGAATGTGGACTTGCCCGATCCGGAGGGCCCCACCACGCAGGTGACTTCCCCGCGGCGCACCTGCAGGTCGATGCCGCGCAGCACCTCCAGGCGGCCGAAGTACTTGTGCACGTTCTCGGCCACGACCATCCGGTCGTCTCCGTGGCCGGTCACCGCACCGGCTTCCGCGGTGTTCTGGGTCAACTCGCCGTCCTGCTCACTACTCGCCGTGAATCCGTCCGCTACGCCGCACCGCGGACACCGACGGTCCGCGTGCCGCGGTCGGCGCGGTTGAACGTCTGCTCCAGGTAGTACTGGATCACCATCATCACGCTGGTGATCGCCAGGTACCACAGGCAGGCGGCCACCAGCATCGGGAAGAGGTTGAAGGTGCGGGCGCCGATCTGCTGGAGCTGGAAGAACAGCTCGGTGGTCAGCGGGATCGCCGACACCAGCGAGGTGTCCTTCATGATCGCCGTGGCCTCGTTGCCGGTCGGCGGGATGATCACCCGCAGCGCCTGGGGCAGGGTGATGCGCCGGAGCACCAGCCCGTGGCTCATGCCCAGCGCCTGGGCCGCCTCGGTCTGGCCTTTCTCGACCGACAGCAGTCCGGCGCGCACGATCTCGCCCATGTAGGCGCCCTGCGACAGCGACAGCGCGATGACCGCCGCGACGAACGGGCTGAGCAGCGTCTCCATCGGCACCGAGTAGAACCGGGCGCCGTCCTCGAAGCCGAGCAGCGGCAGCCAGTAGTTGTCGAAGGGGACGCCGAACTCGATCGTCTGGTACAGGATCGCGATGTTGCCGAACAGCACGCACAGCACGATGCGCGGCACCGCGCGGAAGAACCAGGTGTACACCCACGCCACGGCAACCAGCACCGGGTTGTCCGACAGGCGCATGATGGCCACGACGATGCCGATCGCGATGCCGATCGCCAGCGACACCGCCGCCAGGATGATCGTCGTGCGCACACCGATGAGCACCGGCGCGGAGAACATCTGCTCGAACAGGAACGGCCAGTCGAAGGCGTCGTTCGTGATGAGCATGTGCACGAACATCGCGGCGAGCAGCAGCAGGACACCCGCCGCGACCCAGCGGCCGGGATGGCGGACGGGTACGGCCTTGACGGGTTCGGGCGGGGATTGCCCGGCCGGCGCGCCGTACGCCGGCCGGGGGGAGTCGGGAGTGGTGCTCACGTGCCTTCCGGTGCCTTCTAGCCCTCGACGGACGGGTTGACCTCGGCCTGGTCCAGGGTGCCCTGGCCGTCGAGCTCCCACTCGGCGAGGATCTCGGTGTAGGTGCCGTCGTCCATGATGCTCTGGTAGCCGGCGCGGATCGCCTCGGCGAGCTCGGTGGCGTCCTTGGCGGTGATGGCGCCGTAGGGGGCGGCCTCGTACTGCTCGCCGATCGTCTGCAGTTGGCCCTCGGTCTGCTCGACCGCGTAGACGGCGACCGGCATGTCGGCGAGACCGGCGTCGTTGCGCCCGGAGATGATCGACTCGGTGGCCTGGTTCTGGCCCTTGTACTTGCTGACGTTGATCTGCTGCTCGCCGTTGTCGACGCACTCCTGGCTGCGCGCCTCGATGTCGGGCACCTGGATGGTGTTGGCCTGCACCGCGACGTTCTTGCCGCAGGCGTCGTCCGGGGCGACGTTCTCCGGGTTGCCCTCGGCGGTGAACCACTGGGTGCCCACGGTGTAGTAGCTCACCATGTTGACCTGCTGCATGCGCTCCTCGTTGATGGTGAACGAGGAGACGCCGACGTCGTATT is a window from the Streptomonospora litoralis genome containing:
- a CDS encoding GNAT family N-acetyltransferase, which codes for MIRPARPEDVPVIHRLVGELADYEKEPEAAVATRAQLHAALFGEDPTAAAHIAEHVPDDGSPAVVAGFALWFRNYSTWTGNPGIYLEDLFVRPELRGRGYGKALLTELAALCVERGYDRLQWWVLDWNTPSIDFYKSLGAQAMDAWTVFRLDGAALQALGERAG
- a CDS encoding amino acid ABC transporter ATP-binding protein; the protein is MVVAENVHKYFGRLEVLRGIDLQVRRGEVTCVVGPSGSGKSTFLRCINHLEKINAGRLWVDGQLMGYRQRAGKLYELHDAQVARQRRGIGMVFQNFNLFPHMTVLGNVMEAPVRVNREPRSAVRDRALELLGRVGLAGKAGEYPRRLSGGQQQRVAIARALAMRPELMLFDEPTSALDPELVGEVLDVMKGLAEDGMTMVVVTHEMGFAREVGDSLVFMDEGVVVESGAPREVLADPQHERTRSFLSKVL
- a CDS encoding amino acid ABC transporter permease; the protein is MSTTPDSPRPAYGAPAGQSPPEPVKAVPVRHPGRWVAAGVLLLLAAMFVHMLITNDAFDWPFLFEQMFSAPVLIGVRTTIILAAVSLAIGIAIGIVVAIMRLSDNPVLVAVAWVYTWFFRAVPRIVLCVLFGNIAILYQTIEFGVPFDNYWLPLLGFEDGARFYSVPMETLLSPFVAAVIALSLSQGAYMGEIVRAGLLSVEKGQTEAAQALGMSHGLVLRRITLPQALRVIIPPTGNEATAIMKDTSLVSAIPLTTELFFQLQQIGARTFNLFPMLVAACLWYLAITSVMMVIQYYLEQTFNRADRGTRTVGVRGAA
- a CDS encoding ABC transporter substrate-binding protein translates to MAVLKHLTAPAARFGRAPYYAGALAALLALSACGGGGGEGGTGGGAASPASTPSVQADPELADMVPQEIRDQGFVKIGTDSTYPPAEYLSPDGETVVGFDVQLFNAVAAKLDLQTRWQSSAFGTIVEGVDTGKYDVGVSSFTINEERMQQVNMVSYYTVGTQWFTAEGNPENVAPDDACGKNVAVQANTIQVPDIEARSQECVDNGEQQINVSKYKGQNQATESIISGRNDAGLADMPVAVYAVEQTEGQLQTIGEQYEAAPYGAITAKDATELAEAIRAGYQSIMDDGTYTEILAEWELDGQGTLDQAEVNPSVEG